The genomic stretch CCGAGGGGATCGCGGAACCGTCCGGCAGTGGTCATGTCAAGAGGAGCCTTCGTGGTGGCCTTGGCGGTCGCTTCGGTGATCCAGCCGCTGGTGCCGTTGAAGGCCGCGCCCGTGTCGTTGGTGAAGCCGGTGGCGGCTGTGGCGGCGGCCGTCCCGAAGCGCACGTTGAAGGCCGGGGTGGGGGTGGTGGTGGTTCCGCCCGCGACAACCTTCAGCGTGATGCTGGCGGTCTTGGTGGCGTCGAAGGTGGACTTCGCGGTGATGGTGGTCGTACCGACGGTCAGGGCGACGATCGCGCCGGTGGAGCTGTTGATGCTGGCAACGGCAGGAGCACTGGTGCTCCACGTGACGGTCTTGGCCGCCGTTCCGGTGGCGGTGACGTTCGCAGTCGCAGTCGCGGTTTCACCGACAGTCATCTGGTTGTCGGTGCTGACTGCGGCAACGGCGACGGCCGTGACGGCGTTGGCAGGGGTGCTCTTGCCACAGGCGACCATGCCCACGGTCAGGGTGGCGGCGAGGACGGCGAGGGTGGAACGGCGAACAGTGTTGGATTGCAGCATGAGGATACCGAGCCTTTACGAGAGAGGGCGGGCTGTGGATGCAGACCTGATCGGTTGATCGTCCCCACTGTGGCCCAATGACCGTTACTGGAACGTGAAAGGCCCTGCCACGATTCGTTTAGTTTCAGTGGGCACCCGGTGGACGGCCCAAGTCGGTGTGCTGGTGCGGAAAATGTGACCAGACCGTCCTGAGAAGGCTGACCGGCGCGGGGCGCACTCGCTGAGACAGGCGTTAATGCTGGCTGACCGGATTCTGAAGGCGTGGGCATTGAACCCTGTCATCTGAGCGACTGCTCAGGTATCATGGGGCATGGCTGATCCCGCCTCCGTACCGCTCACCTACGTTGTAGACGGCATGGACTGCGCCAGCTGCGTCCGCAAGGTCGAGGCCATGGTCGGCCGCCTGCCCGGTGCCGGCGACGTGCAGACCAGTTTCACGCAGCAGACCCTGCGGCTGGCCCTGGACGAGACCCGCACACCGCGCGAGGCGCTGGAGGGCAATCTGCGGGCACTGGGCTATGTTCCGACCCTCCAGGTGGTGCAGACCACACCCCCCACCCCGCGGGCCGGGGATCTGGCCGCACCGACGGTACCGGGCCGCGCGTGGTACGCCACGCCCGCCGGCCGCCTGGTCGTCCTGAGTGGAGCCTTGCTGCTGGCTGCGTGGGTGCTGGGCTTCCTGGCCCCAGCCACATCGACCGCCGCGTATATCGCGGCCACGCTGGTCGGCACGGTGCCGCTGGCCCGCCGCGCGTGGGCCAGTGCCCGGCTGGGCGAGCCCTTCAGTATCAACACGCTGGTCACCCTGGCCGCCATCGGCGCGGTGCTGATCGGCGAGGCGGCCGAGGGGGCGGTGGTCGTGTTCCTGTTCACGGTGGGCGAACTCCTGGAGGGCGTCGCGGCAGGCCGGGCGCGGGCGGGGATCCACGCGCTGGCGGCCCTCGCGCCCCGCACGGCGCTGCTCGTCCACGGGGAACACACGCACGAAGTCGGCGCGGATACGCTTCAGGTCGGGCAGACGGTGCAGGTCAATCCCGGCGCACGGGTGCCCGCCGACGGGCGGGTGCTGAGCGGCATGTCCAGCGTGGACGACAGCCCCGTGACCGGCGAGAGCGTGCCGGTCGTGAAGGCCGTGGGCGATACGGTCTACGCCGGGAGCATCAATGCCGACGGTGTGCTGCACGTGCAGGTCGAGCGGACGGCCGCCGACAACACGATTGCCCGGATCATCCACATGGTCGAGGAAGCCGAGGCGAGCCGCGCCCCCACGGCCCGATTCATCGACCGCTTCAGCCGCGTGTACACGCCGGGCGTGGTGCTGGTCTCGGCGCTGGTGGCCGTGGTGCCGCCGCTGCTGCTGGGTCAGCCGTGGCACGAGTGGCTGTACCGGGGGCTGGCGCTGCTGCTGATCGGCTGCCCGTGTGCGCTGGTGCTGTCCGTCCCGGCCGCCGTGACCAGCGCCGTCAGCGCGGGCACCCGCCGGGGTCTGCTCGTCAAGGGCGGCGCAGCCCTGGAGGCCGTCGGGGGCGTGAAGACCGTGGCCTTCGACAAGACCGGCACCCTGACCGCCGGCCACCCGGCCGTGACCCAGGTGCGCGGCCTGGAGCTCCCCGAATCCGAGGTGCTGCGCCTCGCCGCCGCCGTGGAATCCGGCAGCAGCCACCCGCTGGCCCGCGCCGTGACGGACGCCGCCCGCGCTGCCGGTCTGACGGTGCCCGCCGCCACCGACGCCCGCGCCGTGCCCGGACGGGGCGTGACCGCGACCGTGGAGGGCCGCCCCGTGTACGTCAGTGCGCCCACGCACGCGGCCAGTCTGGTGCCGCTGACCGGCCTGGACGACGACATCACCGATCTGGAGGCCACCGGGCACACGGTGGTCATCCTGCACGACGACACGCGGGCGCTGGGGCTGCTCGCCCTGCGGGACGAACTGCGCGGGGACGCCGCGTCGGCCGTCGCCGCGCTGCGTGCCCTGGGCATCGGCACGGTCATGCTCACGGGCGACAATGCTCGCACTGCTCACGCCGTCGCCGCGCCGCTGGACATCGACGTCCGCGCCGGGCTGCTCCCGGAGGACAAACTGCGGATCATTGCGGGGCTGCCCGGCCCCGTCGCCATGGTCGGGGACGGCATCAACGACGCGCCCGCGCTGGCCCGCGCCGACGTCGGGATCGCCATGGGCGGCGGCACCAACGTCGCGCTGGAGACCGCCGACGCCGCGCTGCTGCGCTCCCGCGTGCAGGGTGTGGTGGAACTCGTGGGCCTGTCGCGGGCCACCATGGGCAACATCCGGCAGAACATCGCCTTCGCGCTGGGCCTCAAGGCCATCTTCCTGGTGACCACGCTGCTGGGCACCACGAACCTGTGGATGGCGATCCTGGCCGACACCGGGGCCACGGCCATCGTGACCGCCAACGCCCTGCGGCTGCTGCGCTGGCAGCCCCGGAAGGGCGCGTGACCGCCGCGTCCGACCCGGCCGTGTGCGAGGTGGCCTGCACCCACCCCGAAGCCGTCGCCACCGCCCGCGCCGCGCTGCCCGACGCGGTCACCGTGGACGCCGCCACCACCCTGCTCAAGGTCGTGGCCGACCCCACCCGCTTCCGCATCCTGAGCGCCCTGCACACCGGCGAGCTGTGCGTGTGCGACCTGGCGGTCGTCGTCGGGATCAGCGAGAGCGCCACCAGCCACCAGCTGCGGCTGCTGCGCGAGCACCGCGTCGTCGCGTCGCGCCGGGTCGGCCGCACCGTGTACTACTCGCTGCTGGACGCGCACGTGACCACCCTGATCGGCAACGCCACCGAGCACGTGCGCGAGTAGGGGGATCGGTACAGTGGGAGGATGACACCCTTCCGTCTCGCCACCGCGAGCTGCCCATCAGCGGGGATGCCCGCGTGAACGGCCGGAATGTCCAGGCCGCCATGCGGGACGCTGCCGCCCGGGGAACCCGGCTGATCCACTTTCCGGAGGGCATGCTCTCGGGCTACGCGAAGAATCCGATCCAGGACTGGGCCGAGGTCGACTGGGACGTCGTGCGGGAGGAACTGGAGGCGGTGATGGCCCTGGCCGCAGCGTTGAAGCTCTGGGTCGTGCTCGGCTCGGCGCACCCGTTGACGCCGCCGCACTGGCCGCACAACAGCATGTATGTGATCTCCGATCAGGGAAGCATCGTGACCCGCTACGACAAGCGAGTCTGCTCGTACACCGAGGTCACGCGCTTCTATACCCCCGGCCACGCGCCCACCGTGTTCGAGGTGGACGGCTGGCGCTTCGGCTGCGTGATCTGCGTCGAGATCAACTTCCCGGCGCTGTTCATGGAGTACGACCGGCTGGGCGTGGACGCCCTGCTGCTCAGCACCTATCCGGTCGACCGCATCTTCCTCGTCAAGGCGCGTGCCCACGCGGCCATCCACAACGTCTGGATCAGCGTGTCCAGCGTCACCGAGACCGACCACCTGTTCCGTTCAGCCCTGATCGATCCGCGCGGCGAGGTCGCGGCCGAGGTGCCCGGCGTGCAGGGCGTCGTCGTGAGCACCCTTGACCGGAGTGCGCCGGAACTGGACATCGCCCTCGCGAAGGCGCGGCCGTGGCGGGCCAGTGTCGCAGATGATCCCCGCTACGACACAGCCGGTCTGGACGACCCACGCAGCACGGATCGAACCAGCGTCTAGCGCATACGGGATTCAGTTGATTCCAGGGCATGGCAGCGTCGTGAGCCGGAGACCCCTCACCCCAGCCCTCTGCTTCGCAGCTCTGCGAGCCTCCCCAGGGGAGAGGGAGGGAGGAGCGCCGAGGGCGGAAGGGTGAGGGGTCTTGGATGCCGCGAACTCAACTGAGTCCGGCCTCAGATCTTCAGTTCGCCCTGCGGCGTCACGTTCAGATCCTGCGCGAGTTCCCGTGAGACCTGCTGGCGCTCGCGATCCAGATACGTCTGTGCCTGCCCGACCTCCCTGTCGAGCACCTGCATGGTGTCCTTGAAGCGTTCCAGTGCCTGCTGCCGGTACGAGCTGATGGCGTCGAGCGCGCCGTACACCTCGCGGAAGGCATTCTGGATGATCTGCGGATCGACGGTGGCGCTGCCCGCCTGCCGCTGGATCTCGGTGGACTGCTCGCGCAGGAGCTTCGCTGTGCTGCCGATCATGCGGCCGGTCGTGTCGTTCAGGGCCGTGACCTGCCCCAGTACGGCCTGCTGCGTGCCCAACGCCTGTGAGACCATCAGGGCCGTCTTCAGGGCGCTGACAGTGGTGGTGGTGGCCCGGTCGACCCCCTTGATGAGTTCCAGATTGTTGCGGCGCACCAGATCCAGCGCCAGGTAGCCCTGGATGCTGACGGCGAGCTGGGTCAGCAGGTCGGTCACGCGCTGGCGCACGGCGAACAGCAGTTCCTCGCTGACCATGCGGGCCTTTTCCGGGTCGGTCATCTGGAGTACCGCCAGGCGGCCAGTCAGGGCCTCATCGACCGCCTTGCCCACGTGGGCGTACTGCCGGAGCTTCTGCATGGTCTCCCACAGGTGCACCTTCTCGGTCTCGATGGTGGCGTTGTCGCGGCGCAACTCGTCCTGGCCCCGGTACAGCGCCTCCAGAATGCCGTTCAGGTGGCTCTGGGCGCTCTGGTACTTGTCCATGTGGTTCTGAACCTTCTTGCCGCCGGGCAGCATGCCCAGGAAGCGCCGGGGCGTGGGGGTGCGGCTGGGGTCGAGGCCCTCCACGGTGCGGCGCAGCTCGGTCAGACCTTTCAGGATGTCGCTGCCCTCGGCCAGCGCGCCCACGCGGGTGGCCCGCAGGGGGCGGTCGAGCATGCGATTTGAACTCTGCGCGGCGGCCCGCTGCTCGGGCAGGCCCAGATCGTGCACGGCGTCGAGCTTGCGCTTGAACTCCGGGGTGTGGGTGCCCGCGTTCAGCACGTCCTCGGCAAACGCGCGGGCCATGGTGTCCAGGCGGGCGCGGTCGTCGTCGGACAGCGGCACCATCTCCGGAGCCTGCTGCGGCTGCACGCCCGGCACGGCGTCCGGAGCCTTGAGCACCGAGTCGGGTGGGGTCAGTGGGCCGGGGGCATCACTCATGCCCCTGATTACGCCCCATGATCATGAAACGTTGCATCCGGCAAAAGGCGGATCGGGCCGTGCCCACGTGGGAGCGGCCCGATCTGAACGCAGGATTCAGTTCGTGAGGGTGACCGTCATCGTGGCCGGGGGGCTGTACGCGCCCGCACCGACGAACACGGCCCGCAGGGTATACGTGCCGGCCGGCAGCACCTGGCCGCCCGCGCCCCGGCCGTCCCAGCGCACCTTCTGCACCTCGCTGGACTCGCCCGCGCCGACCGTGGTGTTCACGAGCTGCATGGTGCACAGGGTGTCCTTGGGATCGGGCCGCACGATCTCGCCGGCCGCGCTGATGACCTCGAAGCGCACGTCGCATGCCCCATGCGACAGGGTCACAGGGCTCCGGCCGCTGTTCGCCAGGGTGAAGCTCCACGTGGTCGCGGTACCGGCGCGGAGCGTGGTCGGGCCGCTCAGGGCGGGGCGCAGGGTGGGAGCCAGCGGGGCGCCCTTGACCGTCAGGGTGGTCGTGGCGGGCAGGGTGGGGGCGGCGGGGGCCGGTGCTGGGGTCGCGGTGCCGGTCGGGCCCGTGCCCGTGTCCACCTGGGCACCCACCTGATAGTCCACGATGCCGGTCGGCAGGTTCGCCTGGCGCAGGCGTACCAGCAGGGTCAGGCGATCCACCGCCGACAGGCCCACCACGACCACGCGGCCCTGCGCGAGATCCACGCGGCTGGACTGCAGGGTCTTCAGATCGGTCAGCAGCGGGGCCACGGCGTCCAGCTGTGCCCGCGTATAGCCCGACGGGAACGCGCTGGAGGTGGTCGACTGTGCGGTCGCCACGCCGGTCAGGGGCGCGGCGGCCAGGGTGAGCACGGACAGGGTCAACAGGACTCGCTTCATGGCTCTACCCTGACGCGCACAAGCTGACGACGGGTGAGGACACCTGACGGAATCTCAGAGTCCGGGGGTGCCGCTATTTCAGCAGGTTGAGGACGCCGCCGTACAGGGCCACGAACTGTCCCTCGTCCAGCGCCTGGGGGCGGTTCCACGTGGCGCTGACGCAGTACGTCGTGCCCGCCTTGGTGGTGACCTGGGTGGTCAGGTTCAGCACGCCGGTCTCGCTGCCGCCCTTGAAGCTGGCGCGGGCGAAGTCGCCCGGCTGCGCCACACCGGGATTCAGCTGCGTCTCGGGCAGGGCAGCCACGTCTGCCATCAGGCTGCACAGGCGGCGGGTGCTGACGAACCACTCGACATCCTGCGCGGTGATCCGGCCCGGCGCGAACACACCCACATTCGGCAACGGCGCGGCGGCGGCCTGCGCGAGCACGGCGCGGCGGGCGTCGCGGTTCAGGCCGGCGTCCCGGTAGGCCCGCAGCAGGCTCAGGTTCGCCGGATTCTTCAGGGCGAAGGCCTCGCGGGTGCCGGGCATGGCGCTCTGGCCCAGCCGCGCCTCGACGCCCGCCCGGCCGACCGTGCGCAGCAGGAGATCCGTGGCGGTGTTGTCGCTCTGCGCGATCATCCGGGCGGCCAGATCACGCAGGGGGTACGCGCGGCCCGTGGGCTCGTTCTGGAGCGTGCCGCTGGGCAGGCTCTTGTCTGCGTCGGTCAGGGTCGCGGTGTCTGTCCAGGCCAGCGTGCCCGCCTGCACCTGCGCCTGGAGTTCTCCCAGGATGGCGAGCTTGAAGGCCGAGCCGACCGCCAGCAGGCGGGCGCTGTTCAGCTCCGTCCGCACCGGGCCGCCGACCTGCTGCACCAGCAGGCTCACCTGCCCCGGCAGGGCCGCGAAGGCGGCGCGGGCCTCGTCCAGCGACCCGAAGGTGGGGGTGGCCGTCACCGGCTGCACGAGCAGCGACGTGACCAGGCCCTGGGCATCCACCACGAAGGAAGTCACGTCAAGCTCGCCCTTCTCAAGGGTGATCCGCCACCCGCTGTCGGTCGCCGTCACCCTCTGCACCGCGCCGTACTGGGCACGGAGGTTCCGGAACAGCGCGGTCAGGTCGGCGGCACTGACCTGCGCCAGGAAGTCCGCGCTGAAGCGCGTGGTGTCCACCGGATCGGTCTCGAACAGCGACTTCAGGAGGGCAGCGGCCTGTTCCCGCTGTGCCGGCGTCGGGGCCTGCGGCGCGGCCGACGCCGGGCCGGGCACCGCGCCGAAGCCCGTCAGGCGGCCCTGGGCGTCCAGTGAGGAGGCGGTGATGACCAGCGTGCCCCGCTCGTACACGGCCAGCGGCATGCCCTGAAGGGTCTCCAGCCGCACGAAGGCGCCATACGCCGCCCCGAGGGACTTCAGCTGCGCGGCGATGGTCGCCAGCGGCACCTGGGCCAGGAACTCCGGCGCGAACCACTCGGCCTGGAGCTCGCTGGCCGACAGCAGCCGGGTCAGGGCCTGGGCCGGCGTGACGGTCTGGGCCTGCCCCGTGGACGTGGCGATCAGGGCGACGGGAAGGGCGACTCGCAACACGGATGTCATGGTGGTGGGTACGCCGTGGGGGCCGCCGGAGTTGCGCGGCGTGCCCATCTGCGGCCCCGTCCGCAGGAGCGGTCGCCTATGATTTTCCGTGATGACACGCCTGCTGTCGGTGCCCCTGCTGGCCGCCCTGCTCGTCTCCTGCGGTTCGGGGGTGGTGCCCAGCGGCTCCGGGGAACTCCGCGCAGCGGCCACCACTCCGGCCGGGTCGTTCGCCTTCCGGTGCGACCCGGCCGCGCAGGGCGGGGCCGAGGTGGTGATCGGTGACGACATGCAGTTCTCGTGCCCCAGCGACGACGCCCGCGCCACGCTGACCGTCCTGCTGCGCACCGTGCACCGTCCTGACCCCGAGGGCGGCACCACCGACGAGCATGTGGTCAGCGCCGTGCTGACCGTCGCGGCCCCCACGCCCGGCTCGTACGCCGGGGCATCGAATCTGACCTCCTACACCCGCTGGCTGAACCGTGAATTCAGCGGCACTTTCACGATCCCGCTGTCCGGGCCGGGGCGGGTGGAGGGCCGCTTCGGCTTCCGTGCGCCCTGAGAGCCGCGCTGTGAACCCTATACTTCCCGTCATGATTGACGCGGCGCAGATCGACCACCTCGCTGCCCTGGCCCGGCTGCAACTCACCCCCGAGGAGCGGGCGGACATGCAGACGGATCTGGGCCGCATCCTCGGGTACTTTGAACTCCTGAACGAGGTGGACGTGGACGGCGTGGAGGAGATGCAGCGCCCCGTGTCCCTGGTGAACGTGCTGCGCGACGACGTGCCCGGCGAGGTCTTCCCCCGCGCCGTGCTGGAGGCCCTGGCCCCCGAGATGCAGGACGGTTCGGTGCGCGTGCCCCGCACCGTCGAGGCCGACTGATGACTGGCCACACGTTCGGGGGCGGCCCCTCACTTATCTTGCCCACGCTGACGCGTCCCTGGGAGCTGTGATGCTCGATCTCAAGTTCATCCGCGAGAACGCCGGAGCCGTGAAAGAGGCCATCCGCGTCAAGGGCGTGCCCCTCGACCTCGATGACCTGCTGGCCCTCGACCGCGAGCTGCTGGGCGTCAAGCAGCGCGTCGAGGCGCTCCAGACCGAGCGCAACGCCAACGCGAAGCTGGTGCCCCGCGCCACGCCCGAGGAGCGGCCCGCGCTGATCCAGACGGGCAAGGATCTGTCCGAGGAGATCAAGGGGCTGGAGCCGTCGCTGCGGGCCCACGAGGAACAGCTGCGGCAACTGCTGCTGCGCGTGCCGAACATCCCCCACGCCAGCGTGCCGGTCGGCCGCGACGACACCGAGAACGTCGAGCTGCGCCGCGAGGGGGTGCTGCCCACCTTCGACTTCACGCCGCTGGATCAGGTCGAGCTGCTGGAGCGCCAGGGCTGGAGCGACTTCGAGCGCGTGGCCCGCGTGTCGGGCAGCCGCAGCTACCTGCTGAAGGGCGACGGCGCGCTGCTGGAAATGGCCGTGCAGATGTTCGCCATGGCCTTCCTGGCGGGCCGGGGCTTCACGCCGCTCAGCACGACCGCGCTGGTGCGTCCCGAGACGCTGGTGAATTCCGGACATTTCCCCGGCGACGAGGAGAGCGTGTACAAGCTCGAGGGCGACGAGCTGATGCTGGCCGGCACCGCCGAGGTGCCCGTGAACAGCCTGTATGCCGGCGAGCAGCTCACGCACGAGCAGCTCCCGATGACCTTCGCGGCGATCAGCGGCGCGTTCCGCCGCGAGGCCGGGTCGGCGGGCCGGGACGTGCGGGGCCTGATCCGCGTGCATGAGTTCCGCAAGGTCGAGCAGTACGTGATCTGCCACGCCGACGAGCAGGAGGCCCTGCGCTGGTTTGGCACCATCCTGGGGAACGCCGAGGCGCTGCTCTCGGCCCTGGAACTGCCGTACCGCGTCGTGCAGAACTGTACCGGCGACATGGGCGCGGGCAAGGTGCTCATGTACGACATCGAGACCTGGGTGCCCAGCGAGCAGGTCTACCGCGAGACGCACTCGTGCTCGTACCTGGGCGACTGGCAGGCGCGCCGCACCGGCCTGCGCTACCGCGATCAGGACGGCAGACTGGTGTACGCGCACACCCTGAACAACACCGGGATCGCCACGCCGCGCATCCTGGTGCCCTTCCTGGAAAATCACCAGCAGCGCGACGGCACCATCCGGGTGCCACAGGCCCTGCGCCCCTACCTGGGCGGCCGCGACACGCTGGGCACACCGGTTCGCTGAAGCGCTGGCCGGCGGGTCAGCCCGGCGCCTCCAGCGCCGGCAGCGGTTCCGACGCGTGGTGGATCTCGACCCGGTTGCGCCCTGCACTCTTGGCCCGGTACAGCGCCTGATCGGCGCGGGCGGTCAGGCGGGCCAGGTCGTCGCCAGGGACGGGCGCCGTGACGCCGAAACTCGCGGTCACGGTGCCCACGTCCGGGTGTGGTGTCGTGTGCAGATGTGTCCGCAGGCGCTCCGCAAGACCGGTCGCCTGCGCGACATCCACGCCGGGAAGCACCAGGATGAATTCCTCACCGCCCCAGCGGCCGGGGGTGTGGGCCGCGTCCACGTGCGCCCGCAGCGTGTCGGCCAGCGAGATCAGCACGCGGTCGCCTGCGGGGTGGCCATAGGTGTCGTTCACGGCCTTGAAATGATCGACGTCCAGCAGGATCACGCTGCCCGGCTGGCCCTGCCGGAACTGCGCGAGCAGCTGCTCGATGGCGGCATAGGTGGCGTGCCGGTTCGGCAGGCCGGTCAGCGGATCGGTGAGCGCCTGCCGCGCGAGGAGTTCGTGCTCCACGGAGATCTTCAGGTAGGAGCTGCGGTACCACGCCAGGGCATAGACCAGCAGCAGCAGGGTGGCCACCGAGACATGCAGCCGCACCGCGGTCAGCATCAGCCCGGAATCGGGGCGGGTGGACAGGCCCCACGTGCAGATCGCCACGGCCAGCGCGTAACTGCCCAGGCTGAACAGTGCCCCCTCACGGACGCGGAAGGCCAGGTATCCCACGATGGCATTGGCGATCAGGAGCAGGTGCGTGCTCGCGATCAGCAGGGCCGCGTCGGACACGGTGCCCGTGCGGGTCAGGCTGAACTGCACCAGGGCGGCCACCGTGTTCGCGGCATACAGCGTGCGCTCGATCGGCTGCAGGGGGCGGTCCGTCCGCAGCCACCACAGGGCCAGCACGCACGTGCCCATCAGGAGGGCATTGACCGATGCCTGAAGACCCGTGGACTGCGGGCGGGTGCTCCCGACCAGCCACAGCAGCGCCAGCACGACCAGCCCCAGCCATAACGCGGCCACGTAGATGCGCCGCCGCAACTGTTCCCGGAGCTGCGGCGGCGTGAATTCCTGCGGAAGGCCTGGGACCGCCGCGATCCACGGTTCCGGGTGTCCGCGCTGGGCTGCCATCGCTCCACTCTACGAGACCCCTGTTCCTGCTGGCGTGTGGGAGCACACTGCCCTGGGGGGCGGGCCGGGACGTTTCCTCCGGCGCCGGGTCACTACACTGCGGCCATGACTGCCGACCTGCCACTCCCGCCCGAGAAGGGTGTCCGGGGCTTTGAACTGGATCTCCACATCGCCTTTGTCCAGCCGCTGCCCGCGGCGCAGGCCCGTGCGGCGCTGAGCGTGCTGGACGGGCTGAGGGTGGAACTGTATGCCCCACACGCGTCGCCCACCCGCGCCCTGCCAGCGGGGGACGACGCGGCGACCGGCGCCCCTGTGCCCTCGGCCCGTGTGACCGGCCCCCTGGGCGATCCGGACGCGGTGCGGGCCAGCCTGGACGCCCTGCTGCTGTCAGCCGCCCGCTACGTCGAGGTGGGCGTGCGCGGCTTCCTGCGCAGCGCGGACGGCCGCACCGACTGGGTACCGTGGCGGCGCAACGCCGTGCTGCCGCGCGGCGACACTGCCCGGGTGGCCTTCGAGCAGGGCGTGAAGTACATCCTGGAATAGGTGGTCAGGCGGCGTTCAGGGGGAACACTCGGGCACGGGCCTTGCTGCCGTCCTCGGGGTCGTGGATGACCAGCACGAGGACGTCCAGCGCGGCGGGCAGCAGATACGGCAGCCACTGTTCGCTGAGCATCCGCAGGGCACGGGGCGCGTCCGCCAGCGGCACGTCCCGCAGCACCAGCACGGCCCGCGTGCCCTGGTCGTCCGTCCACACGTCCATGCGGCCGTGACGGTCCAGACCACCCTGGGAACGGTATTCGAAATGCTGGGCGTGCCTGAGCAACTGCATAGGGGCCTTCTCCTTGAACGCGGGGATGTGCGGCCAGTGTAAGGGCGGTCAGTCTCCGGATTGTCCCGCGTGTCCCCACCCTGCACCGTGCCGGTGAACCGGGCGTGAATGCCACGTGGGCCACGGCGGCACCCCCCACTGGATAGACTGCGGCCATGACCAGCGTGGACGGGCTGCTGGACGAGTACCAGGGCTACGTGCTCGCGTACCGGCTGCGCCGCGCCGTCGGGGGCCGGGTCGCGCCGCCGGGCGCGCAGCTCACGCTCGCGCAGTACGCGGGCCGCCGCCTGGAGCGCCAGACCCTGGCCCGCTCCCTGATCACGCGGGGCATGGACGCCGCCCAGATGCGCCGCCTGGACACCCTGTCGGACGAACTCATGTTCGGCTTCTGGCTGAACCCGGCCGAGGTCGCGGCCTTCCTGCGGGCCGCCATCCGCGAGGGCAGTCACCCGGCGCTGGGCGATCCCGGCGCATTCGCGGCCCTCCTGACCCACACAGAACGTACCCGGCTGGGCGAGGCCGGGGTGCGGCGGGTGTGTACCCACTTCCTGGCGTGTTTCACGCTGGCGGCGCCGATGCTCGATCCCGACGGCCTGACCGACACCTTCCGGCGCATCGAGGCGACCCGCCCGCCCCTGTTTCTGGACGAGCTGGCCGCGCGTGGCTGACCCGGCGGCCACGCTGTCAGGCTGGCTGCGCCGCCTGCTGCCGCAACCCTGCCCCGGCTGCGGCGCGCAACTGGGCGCCGAGCGGGGGCTGTGCCCGGCGTGCCGGGCGGGCCTGCGGCCCCGTGTCGACAGCCACAGCCCCCTGCGTGGCCGGGCGCAGCCGCACCTGATCACCCTGGGCGAGTACCGGGGCGTGCACCGCCGCGCCGTGCGCGCCCTGAAATTCGGCGGGGCGCGGGATCTGGCGGGCGTGCTGGGCGAGGCGCTCGCAGCCGGAGTCCCGCAGGACTGGAATGTGCGTGCGGTGGTGCCGGTGCCGCTGCACGCCTCGCGCCAGCGGCAGCGGGGCTTCAACCAGGCGGCGCTGCTGGGCAGCGTGGTGGCCGTGCAGCTGGGGGTGCCGTGTGTGGACGCCCTGATCCGCACCCGCGCCACCGGGCAGCAGGCGAAACAGCATGCCGCGCAGCGCGATCACATGGACGGCGCCTTCGCGCTGCGCCCAGGCGTGCTCCCGCCGGGCGCCGTGTTGATCGTCGACGACGTGCTCAC from Deinococcus sp. AB2017081 encodes the following:
- the gatC gene encoding Asp-tRNA(Asn)/Glu-tRNA(Gln) amidotransferase subunit GatC, which produces MIDAAQIDHLAALARLQLTPEERADMQTDLGRILGYFELLNEVDVDGVEEMQRPVSLVNVLRDDVPGEVFPRAVLEALAPEMQDGSVRVPRTVEAD
- the serS gene encoding serine--tRNA ligase, with protein sequence MLDLKFIRENAGAVKEAIRVKGVPLDLDDLLALDRELLGVKQRVEALQTERNANAKLVPRATPEERPALIQTGKDLSEEIKGLEPSLRAHEEQLRQLLLRVPNIPHASVPVGRDDTENVELRREGVLPTFDFTPLDQVELLERQGWSDFERVARVSGSRSYLLKGDGALLEMAVQMFAMAFLAGRGFTPLSTTALVRPETLVNSGHFPGDEESVYKLEGDELMLAGTAEVPVNSLYAGEQLTHEQLPMTFAAISGAFRREAGSAGRDVRGLIRVHEFRKVEQYVICHADEQEALRWFGTILGNAEALLSALELPYRVVQNCTGDMGAGKVLMYDIETWVPSEQVYRETHSCSYLGDWQARRTGLRYRDQDGRLVYAHTLNNTGIATPRILVPFLENHQQRDGTIRVPQALRPYLGGRDTLGTPVR
- a CDS encoding GGDEF domain-containing protein, whose amino-acid sequence is MAAQRGHPEPWIAAVPGLPQEFTPPQLREQLRRRIYVAALWLGLVVLALLWLVGSTRPQSTGLQASVNALLMGTCVLALWWLRTDRPLQPIERTLYAANTVAALVQFSLTRTGTVSDAALLIASTHLLLIANAIVGYLAFRVREGALFSLGSYALAVAICTWGLSTRPDSGLMLTAVRLHVSVATLLLLVYALAWYRSSYLKISVEHELLARQALTDPLTGLPNRHATYAAIEQLLAQFRQGQPGSVILLDVDHFKAVNDTYGHPAGDRVLISLADTLRAHVDAAHTPGRWGGEEFILVLPGVDVAQATGLAERLRTHLHTTPHPDVGTVTASFGVTAPVPGDDLARLTARADQALYRAKSAGRNRVEIHHASEPLPALEAPG
- a CDS encoding ComF family protein, which produces MADPAATLSGWLRRLLPQPCPGCGAQLGAERGLCPACRAGLRPRVDSHSPLRGRAQPHLITLGEYRGVHRRAVRALKFGGARDLAGVLGEALAAGVPQDWNVRAVVPVPLHASRQRQRGFNQAALLGSVVAVQLGVPCVDALIRTRATGQQAKQHAAQRDHMDGAFALRPGVLPPGAVLIVDDVLTTGATLNACQEVVLGSGVPEVYAAVVAR